GTACTGGGCTGGGTTGCAAAGCGCCGTGAGCGAGATCACGACCTGACAGCGCTCGGTCACGTCCTCGACGAGCCCCGGCGCCTCGACGCGCGCCTCGATGCGCCGCACGCGCGGGTCCCAACACTCGAGCTTGGTCAAATCCACGTCGACGGCGTCGACCTGGCAGGCAAAGCGTTCAAGCAAAGCCGGCACCAGGTGCGAGCCGATGAAGCCGCCCGCGCCGACCACGGCGATGCGCGTTTCCCTCACGGTGAGCCACTCCCGGCGGACGGAATGAAGACGTCGGGCCAGCGATCATTGGCCGAGTTGTAGGTGAGGCGCGCGGCCTTCTCGGGCGGCGTGCCCACCTCCCACAGGTAAATCTCGTAGTCCGCGGTGTCGTGGTCGTGACCGCGCTGGGTGATGCCCCAGACCAGCCATTTGCCGTCGCGCGACAGCTGCGGGAAGTACTCGTGCGAGCGGCGACCCGGCAAGTCCATGAACTGGAGCTTGTCCAGGTCGACGTCCTTCGGCGGCGTGCCGTTATCGATCGGCATGCGCAGCACCCGGCTATCGCCGTTCCCGGTCGGGTGAACCCAGTAGATGGCCGTGTGATCCGGCGTCCAGTTCACCTGGCAGCCCAGCCCGGTCTGGGTCCAGGCCTTCTTGGCGATGTCCCAGATGCCGGTTTCGCGCTTCGAACCGCGCAGCGTGATGGCGAGGTACTTGCCGTCACTCGACAGCTCCGGCTGCTGCAGCAGGGCGCCGTCCAGCTCGGATACGCCCTCGCTGTCCATCAACTGCGTCTCTGCGCCGCTGCCGAGCTTGCTACGAAAGACCTTCGTGCCGCGTACGAACAGGATCTCATCCTCCGAAATCCAGCTACCCCAGCTCGCGCTCTCGACGACCTTCTTCGGCTCGGAGCCGTCCGGCTTGATCGTGTAGATGTCCCATTTGTCGCTGGCGTTGGCGTCGCGTTCGCTCACCCAGCCTTGTTTGCTGCGGCAAAACAGGATCTGCGCGCCGCTCGGGGAGAACCTCGGGAACCAGTCGACCTCGTCGCCCTTGGTGATCTGTTTGACGTCCGAGCCGTCGGTCTTCATCGTGAACAGGTCGTGATTGCCCACGCGGGAGCTGGACCAGACGATGGTGCCGTTGGCCTTCTCGCCCACCTCGCGCATCAGCGCGACGTCCTCCGCGGGCGGGGCTTCGTCGGCCCCCTTCGGGGGCTCGCCCGAAAAGGCCGAGCAGCCGAGCACAGCCGAGCAGCACAGATAACCCAATTGCCGCAGTGGGAAACGCAGGCTCATCTAATTTGTCCTTTCTCGAGCTTCACTCGCGCGGGGTGCGAGGGTGGCCGCCACGACGGCGGGTGAAGGGAAACAGCGACGCAACCCAGCGCGCACGCCGAGCGGCGCGTAGCCGAGGTCGTTCATGGCTTCGGTCGGGTCGAGGTCGGCGTCGTTGACGATGCCGGCTATCGCGCTCGAGGTGAGCGGGGGCCGCTTCATGAACACGGGGAGCACGGCTGCCAGCGCCCGGCACGCCCACACCGGCAGGTGCAAGAAGGGCCTAGGCCGATCGTGATGAAGCAGCAGCAGCTCCGCGAGCTCGCGCATCGAAATCACCTCCGCGCCGCTGAAGTTGTAGATTTTGCCGTGCGCGATCGGCGCATTGGCGAGCCGCACGAGGCCGTCGACGATATCCTCGGACCAAACGGGCCTTTTGAGCGCGCCCCCGGCGCCGATGAACGGCACCACCGGAAACCGCCGCAAGTAGTCGAGGAACATCAGGAGCTCCTGACCGCCGCCCTGCTCGTAAACCAGCGTGGGCCGCACGATCGTGTAGGTGAGCCCTGAGCCCTGGACGAGACGCTCGGCCTCGAGCTTGGACTCGGCATAGCGCGTGCGACGGGGGTAAACGACCGAGGCCGACGAGACGTACACGAAGTGCGGCACCCCCGCTTTTCGCGCCTCCGCAACGAGGTGCGCCGTGCCGTCGCGGTTGACGCGCTGAAACATCGTGGGGTCGTGGGTAATGATGATGGCGGCCAGGTGGTAGACGAGGTCGATGCCGCGACACACGCCGGCCAATGTGTTCGGATCGCTGATATCGCCTTCGCGCACGTCGCAGCCCAGCGCATCGATGCGCGCTCGCAACGGATCACCGGGCAGCACGAGCGCTCGCACTTGCCAGCCCGCTTTGCGCAGCCGCGCCGTCAAGCGGGCGCCCATCACGCCGGCGGCGCCAGTCACCAGGGCTGTCGGCATCCTACGGAGCCCCCGCAGACTCGGGAGTCGGGAGATCCAGCGGAATCCAATCTCCGACCGACAGCTCGCGCGCAGCGAACTCCCAGACCACCACGCGCTTGCCCGCCAGGCGATCTTGGCCGGCCTTCAGCTCGCGCGCGAGCGCCTGGCGCGTAGCGAAGGCGCCGGAGTCGTTCTGCGCGATCACGTCGAGGGGGCGACCAAGCGCCAGGGCCAGGTGCGGGGCCAGGCCCGACGCATTGCCCCAGCCCATCCCCTCGAGCGTGAAGATGTTGGTGAAGCTGTCGCCGAGCAGGAGCACGTCGGCGCTCTCGTCAGGCTCCCAGGGGGTGCCGGCCGCGTCCTGCACCTGGTGCACGACCACGCTCTCCGCTTGAAACAGGCTCTGATCGTCGGGCAGCTTGAGCATGTCGACCAGATCACCGACGCGCGAAGCCTGCTGCGGAACGCCGCGCATCACGGGCTTCTCTGCCAGCTTTGGCAATACCCCAAGCCCGATCACGAGCTGGCCGAGGTCGGCGGCGATGCGCTCCATGTAGCCGGGCGTATAATGCGTATCTTGAGCGAGGAAGAGCGGCTCGGTACGGGGCTCAGGCACGCTGCGGCGCGCGTCGAGCACGGCCACGCCGGCGGCTCGAAGCTCGCTCAAGAAGCGGTCGTAGTCGACATTCTGCGCCATTTCGACGCGCCCATCACGCCCAAGAAGTGGACCAGGCTCGATCCCAGCCTTGTCCGGCATCGGCAGGACCACGAGGCGGATCCCGCGTTGCGCGAGCGCTTGCTGGAACGCGAAGATGGCGGGTCGCGGATCCGGGTGGAGGGGCTCCTGGCCTGCGTCGAGGGCTTCCCTGGCGCGGCCCCGCAGCACCTCGGGCTCCAGGAATCCGGGCCCGCCGACGTGCAGCACACCGGGCGTGTAATAGAGCCAGCCGCCGTGTCCGACGACCGCGAGCTTGTTGCCCACACGACCTAGACGAGTGAGCAGCAGCTGCACGCGGGGCTGGACCCAGGCCTTGACGTACGAGGCATCCTCGATGCCCTTCTCGAGCTGACGCAGGTTCTCGGCCGTCGGTGGGCGGCGCACCAGATCCGCGAGAGGCGATTCCTCACCCTCGCTCTTCTCGAGGTAGGCCTGCGCGAGCGGAACAGCGTAGATCGCCCCCAGAAACAGCAGCGTGAGCAGCCAGGCCGCGCCGCGACTCACGTCGGTCGCGATGATACCGCGGCGCAGCTGCTCGTCGCCTGTGGGGTCGGTCGGACCGCCGCTGCGTTCGATGGCGGAGGACGAGGGAGGCAAGGTACTTTGCATCGCGCGGCCTCAGAACTGAAAGTACAGAAACGGGTTGATGGTCTGCGTCCACATCACCAACGTCGCGAGCGCCATCGTGGCCGTCACGAACGCGGTACGTGGCAAGGACAAGCGCCGCGTGAGCTCCCAGCTGTTGGGCATGCCGAAGATCACGACCGCGGCCAAAGCGAATAGCCCCACGTAGTACCGCGGGTGGAATGCGCCCGCCACGACGTCCGCCGCCGGCGAAACGGCGGCGAGCCCAAACAGTGAGCCCAGGTAGGTCACCGCCTGCTCAAGCGTCTTGGCGCGGAAGAACACCCACGACAAACACACGATCAAGAAGGTGAAGGCGACGCCGACAGCAGGTGGCAGGCGGCGCAGCGGGTGAGCTTTACCGAGCCTGCGCTCCACCCCGAGCATGCCACCGTGGATGCCGCCCCAGATGACGAAGTTCCAGCTGGCACCGTGCCAGAGCCCGCCGAGCAACATGACAGCCATCAAGTTGGCGTACGTGCGCAGGGGGCCTTTGCGGTTGCCACCGAGCGGGATGTACAAATAGTCGCGCAGCCACGTGGACAGGCTGATATGCCACCGCCGCCAGAACTCCGTGATGCTGCGCGACTTGTAGGGTGAGTCGAAGTTCTGGATCAGCACGAAGCCGAGCATCAGCGCCAAGCCCACGGCCATGTCTGAGTAGCCGGAGAAATCGAAGTAAATCTGGAACGCATAAGCTACCAGCCCGAACCACGCGTCATAGAAGTGCTTGGCGCCACCGGCGAACGCCGTATCGGCGATGTGCCCCATCGGGTTGGCCAGCAGAATCTTCTTACCCATCCCCAGCGAGAAGAACGCGACGCCGCGCGCAAACTTCTCGAGCGTGTGCTGGCGCACGCGCATCTGCTCCTCGATCGCCGCATAACGGATGATGGGGCCCGCCA
The DNA window shown above is from Sorangium aterium and carries:
- a CDS encoding MBOAT family O-acyltransferase, giving the protein MVFSSHIFLFYFLPLVLAAYYALPGRARTALIAVSSYVFYGWANPSWAVIMFFGSSVDYVCGLLLLKMSRLPDVDGLPPVIGPEVVRTRQMKLVLATSIVTNLGLLAAFKYTGFVAENINALGALFGSSTQIVPVLHVVLPVGISFYTFKAMSYAIDVYRGDARPMRRFTDYMCFEAFFPDLVAGPIIRYAAIEEQMRVRQHTLEKFARGVAFFSLGMGKKILLANPMGHIADTAFAGGAKHFYDAWFGLVAYAFQIYFDFSGYSDMAVGLALMLGFVLIQNFDSPYKSRSITEFWRRWHISLSTWLRDYLYIPLGGNRKGPLRTYANLMAVMLLGGLWHGASWNFVIWGGIHGGMLGVERRLGKAHPLRRLPPAVGVAFTFLIVCLSWVFFRAKTLEQAVTYLGSLFGLAAVSPAADVVAGAFHPRYYVGLFALAAVVIFGMPNSWELTRRLSLPRTAFVTATMALATLVMWTQTINPFLYFQF
- a CDS encoding alginate O-acetyltransferase AlgX-related protein; the encoded protein is MQSTLPPSSSAIERSGGPTDPTGDEQLRRGIIATDVSRGAAWLLTLLFLGAIYAVPLAQAYLEKSEGEESPLADLVRRPPTAENLRQLEKGIEDASYVKAWVQPRVQLLLTRLGRVGNKLAVVGHGGWLYYTPGVLHVGGPGFLEPEVLRGRAREALDAGQEPLHPDPRPAIFAFQQALAQRGIRLVVLPMPDKAGIEPGPLLGRDGRVEMAQNVDYDRFLSELRAAGVAVLDARRSVPEPRTEPLFLAQDTHYTPGYMERIAADLGQLVIGLGVLPKLAEKPVMRGVPQQASRVGDLVDMLKLPDDQSLFQAESVVVHQVQDAAGTPWEPDESADVLLLGDSFTNIFTLEGMGWGNASGLAPHLALALGRPLDVIAQNDSGAFATRQALARELKAGQDRLAGKRVVVWEFAARELSVGDWIPLDLPTPESAGAP
- a CDS encoding NAD-dependent epimerase/dehydratase family protein — its product is MPTALVTGAAGVMGARLTARLRKAGWQVRALVLPGDPLRARIDALGCDVREGDISDPNTLAGVCRGIDLVYHLAAIIITHDPTMFQRVNRDGTAHLVAEARKAGVPHFVYVSSASVVYPRRTRYAESKLEAERLVQGSGLTYTIVRPTLVYEQGGGQELLMFLDYLRRFPVVPFIGAGGALKRPVWSEDIVDGLVRLANAPIAHGKIYNFSGAEVISMRELAELLLLHHDRPRPFLHLPVWACRALAAVLPVFMKRPPLTSSAIAGIVNDADLDPTEAMNDLGYAPLGVRAGLRRCFPSPAVVAATLAPRASEARERTN